In Humulus lupulus chromosome 7, drHumLupu1.1, whole genome shotgun sequence, the following are encoded in one genomic region:
- the LOC133788501 gene encoding uncharacterized protein LOC133788501: MPKYLLPLTDHFPGRVTYRGNGYFKTIKDKFEELGLIERVKESPFKQFFMAEKLDFSASLMHQLMLRKIQCFKEDELHLHLGSRPCRFGRGEFALVTGLNFSSGPSETDLKKHLTSDRLIKEYFNDEETVKLMHLEAALKNCTIVEDAYKLGLCFFVEGVLLAREGKLNVWIDSLKMVEDTEYFFTYPWGKVSFNKLMDSCKKDMHHQKRNYEKKKEVKGKQKEAKYSLYGYVPALQYWAYEAIQQFAREYGINHGNQFPRMLSWSSNKERPISKADLAPMFKKTSLIVLSMLKPRPSEIDYYSALTEGDAPLYPGLGQEEEVETPTDFEKVAEIAAEVAKAANIFVDGPDDEDTPAPIDPTPSAPAPSVHPSPDQPDLREVLERLERVESRQDTILENQAVIMDVVNKILTFVQDLPNDSDSDSDSLDLPDDFVSHDIGTPPPIVLTANPETPGVAIIEPGDVVGVEFQLAKRKRRKPKKFEDYTDPTRKKARLDAIDDVPLVLDPLKKPLATQYRTVGKWLLGDIPNKTKRDVQSGVYGPSWFLTMKTPQFWIDDGHIDAAMHMLRRRRQFYPGAYRQDGVVMNIMFSQVVPARYDAYQTAKEADKKRFLWDSDVISMITGIDNQFLASWKGVDTVYWCQNYLQAHWFAVEASISTWTLNVYDSDVTVISDKQLQSFMKSWSTLFPSLLLQSQLFKDDPRLTIPPGAKRCKEFNVHRMPVDSVPQTKVSGDCGVYAIKHIEHLLGRLPLDTICDDNMELFRNKWTVDLWYQNVRH, encoded by the exons atgccgaagtatcttttacccttgacagatcactttcctggacgagtcacatataggggcaatggttactttaaaacaatcaaggacaagtttgaggagctcgggttgatagaaagggtgaaggaatccccattcaaacaatttttcatggCTGAGAAATTGGACTTCTCTGCATCTCTCATGCATCAATTAATGTTGCGCAAGATCCAGTGCTtcaaagaggatgagttgcatttacatttgggatctagaccctgcagatttggtagaggcgagtttgctttggttacggggttgaacttcagttccgggccatctgagactgatttgaagaaacacttgactagtgaccgcttaatcaaggagtactttaatgatgaagaaacagtgaagttaatgcatttggaggctgctttaaaaaactgcactatagttgaagatgcctacaagttgggcctatgtttctttgttgagggggttttacttgcacgagagggcaagttaaatgtctggatagattcgctgaagatggtggaggacactgagtacttctttacttacccatgggggaaggtgtcttttaacaagcttatggattcatgtaagaaagacatgcatcatcagaaaaggaactatgagaagaaaaaggaagttaaggggaaacagaaagaagcaaaatacagtttgtatggttatgtccctgcattgcagtattgggcatatgaagccatccagcagtttgcacgtgagtatggtattaaccatggaaaccagtttccgaggatgcttagttggtcgagcaataaggagcgtcctatttcgaaggccgaccttgcaccgatgttcaagaagacgagt ttgattgtgttgtccatgttgaagccccggccttcggagatagattattatagcgctctgacggagggtgatgctcccttgtatcccgggttgggccaagaagaagaggtagaaactcccactgattttgagaaggtggcggagatagctgctgaggttgcgaaggcagcaaatatttttgttgatggccctgatgatgaggataccCCAGCCCCCATCGACCCCACACCCTCGGCCCCAGCCCCATCGGTACACCCCAGTCCTGATCAACCTGATTTACGGgaggtgttggagaggttggagcgagtcgagagtcgtcaggataccatcctagagaaccaggcggtcatcatggatgttgtcaataagatcttgacattcgtacaagatcttccaaatgattctgattctgattccgactcacttgacctcccagatgattttgtctcacatgacataggcactcctcccccgatagtactcacagcaaatcctgagaccccaggtgttgctattatagaacctGGGGATGTTGTTGGTGTAGAGTTTCaattggccaagaggaaaagacgcaaacctaagaaatttgaagactacaccGACCCAACCAGAAAGAAAGCTCGTTTGGATGCGATTGATGACGTGCCATTAGTCCTCGACCCTCTAAAGAAGCCACTTGCTACACAGTACAGAACGGTCggcaagtggttgcttggagatattccgaacaagacgaagagggatgtccaatctggtgtgtatggtccgagttggtttctgacgatgaagacaccacagttttggatcgatgatggg catattgatgcggccatGCATATGCTACGTAGGCGTCGACAGTTCTATCCCGGGGCGTATCGGCAAGATGGtgttgtgatgaatattatgttctcacaagtggtaccggctcgttatgatgcatatcagactgccaaggaagcggataagaaaaggtttttgtgggattcagatgtgatatcaatgattacgggaattgacaatcaatttctggcatcgtggaagggagtagacactgtatattggtgccagaactaccttcaagcgcattggtttgcagttgaagcctccatttctacttggactctgaatgtttatgattcGGACGTGACCgtgataagtgataaacaactgcaatcttttatgaagtcatggtctactttgttcccatcgttgttattacagtcacaacttttcaaggacgaccctcggttgacgattccacctggagctaaaagatgcaaagagttcaatgtgcaccgcatgccagttgattcagtaccccaaaccaaagtcag tggagattgtggtgtgtacgccatcaagcacatcgaacacttattgggtaggctaccacttGACACGATTTGCGATGACAACATGGAGTTGTTCAGAAACAAATGGACAGTtgacttatggtatcagaatgttagacattga